The DNA segment AACAGAAGGGGGACTGTCGTTTCCGGTCACCGGTCAGTACACAGCACAGTGCagcagagcagggtccagaaaaCAAGTAGTTTAGTTTTGAGATTTTGCACATCAAGTCTACAGGTTTCTTAAATTTGCAACACGAGTCCACTATAAACTCAAAAGTTGATGAGCAAAGCGGATCAAGTCAAGCACAGCCTGCCCAGGGCACTATACAGCTTCTGCACAACACCTGTGGGATCACAACTCTGATCTTCAATATAACCCAGTGTCCCATTCACAGCTTATTCCACTTCACACTGAGCATTGACAGTAACAAATCAACTAACAGCCTCGGGCCCCTCAACTCCTCCCTTCACCAGTTCCACTCGGCCCTACCCAGGTCCTTTTTAGTTCCAAAGTGGAGAGCTCGATTTATTCTAACTGAACGCCATTTGGTATCGGCCGGCTGGCCAACCTGGCCGAACAGATCGGCCGGCCGACCGAGCACTCCTTAGAGTTAGTTCCCTCTGAGTCCCTCCTGCCTGGAGTCATCTATAAATCTACTACTTTGCACTGAAGCGGTCATCCAGGTCATTTACATTCACTAGACAGTGGAGGTCCTGATTCAGACCCTGCAACACTCCCATTGGCCAGCTATCAACATCTAGCTCTTACCCTTGACACAGACTGTAGTTTGTAAAGTTTCTAATGCAGTCCCCAGtgctactttatcaaaggcctttgaaAGACTCAATTTATTATATCATTTccacttcccttctccccctgccCAATGTGAGCTCTCACCTCCTCGGGAAAGTCTGAGGCGGGTCAGGCCAGACCTGCCCTTTATGAAGCCTGGGTGACCATCACCTACACACTCTTCGCTTTATGGAAGTCAGGTTAATGGATCTGTTTGGCTCAGGCACCCTTCAACATGGGAATACATCTGCCCATTTCAGGCAGTCACAACCTCCCTCAACGATCAAGATGTCAccaatctcctccctccctagaCCATTGAAGCAATTCCACTGAGCTGGTACAGATGATTCCATAAGTCCAGAGATAAACTCAAATTTAGGAATGGACTTAtcggtttctctcctctcttcccctccccccccacacccaatcCCGAGATGGCGAATCACGTCGGGGTACAGGCACCAATAGGTCGAACCATACTTCAAAGGAGTGCCTGGGCGGCAAGCGATTAGATTGAGGGAGATCACAGCCGAGCCAAATCTGCTCACTCGATCTACGTGGGTCACTGGAGAAGGTTGGATCAGCTCACTGCTCGGTTCAtgagggtgaggtggggggacCCGGCCCCTCACCGCACTGACCATCCACGGGCAGTTGGTGAGGGGACCCGGCCCCTCACCGCACTGACCATCCACGGGCAGttggtgggggtgaggtggggggaccCGGCCCCTCACCGCACTGACCATCCACGGGCAGttggtgggggtgaggtggggggaccCGGCCCCTCACCGCACTGACCATCCACGGGCAGTtggtgggggtgaggtgaggagacccGGCCCCTCACCGCACTGACCATCCACGGGCAGttggtgggggtgaggtggggggtccCGGCCCCTCACCGCACTGACCATCCACGGGCAGTTGGtgagggtgaggtggggggacCCGGCCCCTCACCGCACTGACCATCCACGGGCAGTtggtgggggtgaggtgaggagacccGGCCCCTCACCGCACTGACCATCCACGGGCAGttggtgggggtgaggtggggggaccCGGCCCCTCACCGCACTGACCATCCGCGGGCAGTTGGtgagggtgaggtggggggacCCGGCCCCTCACCGCACTGACCATCCGCGGGCAGTTGGTGAGGGGACCCGGCCCCTCACCGCACTGACCATCCACGGGCAGttggtgagggtgaggtgaggagacccGGCCCCTCACCGCACTGACCATCCGCGGGCAGttggtgagggtgaggtgaggagacccGGCCCCTCACCGCACTGACCATCCACGGGCAGttggtgagggtgaggtgaggagacccGGCCCCTCACCGCACTGACCATCCGCGGGCAGttggtgagggtgaggtgaggagacccGGCCCCTCACCGCACTGACCATCCACGGGCAGttggtgagggtgaggtgaggagacccGGCCCCTCACCGCACTGACCATCCGCGGGCAGttggtgggggtgaggtggggggaccAGGCCCCTCACCGCACTGACCATCCGCGGGCAGttggtgagggtgaggtgaggagacccGGCCCCTCACCGCACTGACCATCCACGGGCAGttggtgagggtgaggtgaggagacccGGCCCCTCACCGCACTGACCATCCGCGGGCAGttggtgggggtgaggtggggggaccCGGCCCCTCACCGCACTGACCATCCACGGGCAGTTGGTGAGGAGACCCGGTCCCTCACCGCACTGACCATCCACGGGCAGTTGGTGAGGAGACCCGGTCCCTCACCGCACTGACCATCCACGGGCAGTTGGTGAGGAGACCCGGCCCCTCACCGCACTGACCATCCGCGGGCAGTtggtgggggtgaggtgaggagacccGGCCCCTCACCGCACTGACCATCCACGGGCAGttggtgggggtgaggtggggggaccCGGCCCCTCACCGCACTGACCATCCGCGGGCAGttggtgggggtgaggtggggggtccCGGCCCCTCACCGCACTGACCATCCACGGGCAGttggtgggggtgaggtggggggaccCGGCCCCTCACCGCACTGACCATCCACGGGCAGttggtgggggtgaggtggggggtccCGGCCCCTCACCGCACTGACCATCCACGGGCAGTtggtgggggtgaggtgaggagacccGGCCCCTCACCGCACTGACCATCCGCGGGCAGttggtgagggtgaggtgaggagacccGGCCCCTCACCGCACTGACCATCCACGGACAGTTGGTGAGGAGACCCGGCCCCTCACCGCACTGACCATCCGCGGGCAGTTGGTGAGGAGACCCGGCCCCTCACCGCACTGACCATCCACGGACAGTtggtgggggtgaggtgaggagacccGGCCCCTCACCGCACTGACCATCCGCGGGCAGTTGGTGAGGGTGAAGGAGCTTACCCCAATTCAGAAAGGAGAGTGTTGCACCCTTTCCTTTAAAGTTGAAATGTAGAACCCAACTGGCCGCATGTCTCCCTAGGGTTAACGCCATGATGGACCAACTGGAATTCCAGAGTTGTGACCCTTGTTGCTTTCGATGGAGCCATTCAAAggcccctcccctccaataagaAACTGATGTCACGATACAGGCTGGCAGGGTCTGAAATGGCCGGTCCCTGAAGTAACTTTTCAAACACTTTTTTTGGATATAAATGAGCAAGTTCTTTGAATAAAAGACTTTACTCCCCACTTTGAGTATTTATTTCACCAATGCAAAAATCAGCCATTCACAATTAAATTTCACTTTGTTTAAGCAGGAACTGAAGGGCCTCCATGTTGAAACCCTCAGATGAACCAGTCATTGCtctcaaaagatcccatggcactattcaaagagcaggtatCCCAGTCTCCTAGTCAGCACACCTCCAACTAACCCCCCTAAAGAAACTAGCCATTTCAGCTGCTggctgggatcttgctatgtacaAAACGGTTGCCAGATTTACCCAAACAATCACGACCCTTCAAAGTAATCCATCATATATGAAATGATTCAGATGTTTGCAAGTCTTTTcattactgcttgtgggccatTGCTACAGTCACCAAATCAGTATTTCACGGTGTGAAGCACACAGAgaggataaggcactatataaacacatGCACTAGGTTACTCctcttcactccctcccccattcaccATCCATTTCAAACAAATCAGGTGGCATCGGGAAAGGACAGACCCACAATCGGTGCAGGACAACATACAGCTGCTCCCAGCAAGTGGGAAATCCCTTTAAAACTTAATTATTATGtggggtaagtttaaaaaaagtgaTTGATGGAGTGAGCCAGAGTGTGTGACATTCAAATTAGTCCAAGGAGCCATTTTCTTCCTCACTGCTGCCACCATAAGTATCGAAGCTCAGTTTTGGCTGACAGTGGTCACAAGCCAATACTCTTACCCCatcaatccccaaccagcggtggGCCTAAACCCACCAATTCCTCACTCTACTGTTATACAGCTCAAAAAGGCTTTCTCCAGACACAGCCCAGAGCCTGCGACTATCCTGCAGGGTGGTTCCACAGTTCACAAGGAGACAGAATTCCACACCCACCATTATAAGTCACTGAAATCCTGGAACACAGCACTGTGTGGGAAGCAGCAGGAAGTTTATAGGATGGTGACAAGACCACGAATTATAAACACATCATCGGATcaggagggagcgctgcagcacCAAACATTGATAATAAGTCAAAACTCCCCCTGAACATCAGCTCACAGCCAGCACCTGACACACAACCTTTATCTCAGTCAGCACACCTCTGGGCTGTTCAATTATCAGATTATTGAAGCAGCTAATGGGTTTGTGAAAGAAGTGTATTTGGAACAACTACAATtcgaacttccatttatacaatgcctttaatATAGATAAACATTCCGAGGCAGGAAGGGGAAGAAATAGATGTCGAGCTTGGAAGAGGCAAGTTTAATGAGGTCCACCCTTGTGCTTTGCTTATTCACGAAAGGCCTCTCTAAACCACTTCCAACCTGCCCTATCTGCTCAAATGCAGGCCGACCTGGACGCAGCCCAGCAACGTGTGTTTAGATTTCTAGCATGTTGAGGTTTTTTTTTGGCTGAGATAAGGAACTATAATTATACAGTCCAGTTATACACCTcacctttaactggagctccgtCCATTATTTCATACTTTGCAATAGTTTCCGTCTCAGTGGTTGTACTGGGCCCTAATCAAAAAAAATAAGTGACACACATCAGGCAACCGATGTATCCCTGTCGCAAACAGCAGTGCAAATGGAATCCAGCAGCAGCTCCACCCCAGGCCCCTGTTACTGTCCTACCCTGTTACTGTCCTTACCAATACCAGTTATCTCCTTTTTGATCAGCTGAAGCTCCATGTGCTGGATTTTGATTCTCACCAACAGGAAGTAGATCTTACCGACAATCACATCCTTCAAGTGGTATCTATTAAAGAACCAAGAGCACAACCAGTATAGAGCACATGTCTTAAGGCTGGGAtgagcactttatataaacacacacttaaTATGCCAGTCTGTTATAATTAAGAGCTATGCTGTTTAGGAAACACCAATTTCTGCTGATCTGCTGTATTCTATTTCTTCTGTATAATCTCTAATTGCAAATCAATTTAACTGGCAGTTTTAGCCTGAATGATACAGTCCGACAGTACAATGTTTTCTGCCTTTTGAGGTAGACAGGTGTGTGGGGCAGGCAGCCTGAACAAGAGAAAGAACTTAGTGTCCCACAGTGATAGCCGGAGCAGGTTCATTATAGAACAAACACATGGACTCTACACTGGATGGGCTGAATAAACTCCAGACTTTGTTAAACTGCTTTGCTTCACACACTACATCTTTTATCAGAAGACTGTTTTGCTTCCAAATCTGGTCTTGACCACAGGCACTGCCAGGGCAGCCTTGATCAGACATGGCTTGCTCGTCCCTAGGCAGACCCCAAGGTATCAAGCTGGCAAGAGTGAAGACAATCCTCTCTTAGTTTCCTCTTCCcctaggggagagggataaacccggcaactacaggccagtcagcctaatgttggtggtggggaaactttgagacaataatctgggacagaatcaattgagttctttgatgaagtaacggagagggttgctgatgtgtatatggactttcaaaaggcattgataaagtaccacataatagacttgttaacaaaattaaagcccatgggattaaagggacagtggcagcatggatacaaaattgtctaaggaacagaaagcagagtagtggtgaacggttatttttcagactggagggaagtagacagtggtgtgccccaggggtcagtattaggaccactgctctttttgatatatattaatggcctggacttgggtatacggggtataatttcaaagtctcagatgacataaaactcaggaatctagtaaacaatgtggaggagagtaacagagttcaggaggacagagacagactggtgaaatgggcagacacatgcagatgaaattgaacacagaagtgtgaagtgattcattttggtaggaagaatgaggagaggcaatataaactaaatggtataattttaaaggggtgcaggaacagatagacctgggggtgtatgtacacaaatctttgaaggtgacaggacaagttgagaagactgttaaaaaggcatatgggatcctgggctttattaatagaggcattgagtacaaaagcaaggaagttatgttaaacctttgtaaaacactggttagaccccagctggagtattgtgttcaattctgggcaccacactttaggaaggatgtcaaggccttagagagggtgcagaggagatttactagaatggtaccagggatgagggacttcagttatgtggagagactggagaagctggggttgttctccttagaacagagaaggttaaggggagatttgattgaggtgttcaaaatcatgaagggttttgatagagtaaataaggagaaactgtttccagtggcagaagggtcagtaaccagaggacacagatttaaggtgatcggcaaaagaaccaaaaagacaacatgaggaaacattttttttaaaaaacacagcgagttgtaatgatctggaattcactgcctgaaagggcggtggaagcagattcaataataactttcaaaaaaagggaattggataaatacttgcagggaaaaaatctgcagggccatGGGACAAgatcagggagtgggactaatttgatagctctttcaaagagccagcacagacaaggaggccatttggcccatcatctgtgctatacctactatggtaaacaggtggtgaaggagaggaggggggggatttTGTGTGGCCCAGGCTGCTGCCCTGGGAGAATTGTTCAGCACAGGTGAGGCTCTACAGGACTGGTGTGTTCCTCCAGAAAAACACAGTTCACATTTAAAAGGTGGCAAACTGATCCAGGTGACTGCAGACACATTAGTTTAACATCAAACACATGGAAAACAATGGAAACTAATCAAAGAAATGGGCTGGAAGATTACCTGTATTGAATTAATAAAAATATAACCAGAAGAGACGGGGCCTGTCCTCCAAACTTCAGTCAGTTCTTTGAGACTGTTATAAATGAGGTAGACAGCGTTCGTCCTTATTTTATAGtttatttggactttcagaaaacttttgataaagtgccacatgaaagatttctAATTAAAGGAAAGCCACAGTTATCCTGGTAGAAAATGGGACTGGATAAGAAGTTAGTTAAAAATGTGATCAGATTAGAGAAACCATGTTGGATGGAGCCTCCCAGGGACAGTCCGGTCTGGACCCAACTGTTTCTAATCATCACAagtcacccagctctacctcaccaccatctcccgcaacccctccactgcctctgtgttgtcacactgcttgtccagtactgaatgagttacaatttcctctaactaaatattggaagaccgaagccattgtcttcggtccccaccacaaactctgttccccggccaccgactccatccctctccctggtcacagtcagagactgaaccagactgttcacaacctcggcaccCTATTGGACTCTGAGCTGATCTTCTgatcccatatctgctccatcaccaagaccgcctacttccacctccgtaacatcgcctgtctctctccacataactggggcagactggagaagctggggttgttctccttagagaagagaagattgaggagatttgatggaggtgttcaaaatcatgaatgcttttgagagagtaaataaggagaaaccgtttccagtggcagaagggtcggtgaccagaggacacagatttaaggtgattgacaaaagagccagaggtgacatgaggaaacatttttttaacgcagcgagttgtaatgatctggaattcactgcctgaaagggcggtggaagctgtttaaattggataaccatgtggtgagggatagaatactagagcatgGTCTTTAGCTGTTTcccagcctttattcacagagattccccttacacacacactccgaTAAATGGATACACGAGTCCCCCAGTgacacccaccacctgaatacaattaacactgatataaatcatacaattaacagaagcagattcaataataactttcaaaagggaattggataaatacttgaagggagaaaatttacaggggtATAAGGAAAGAAcatgggaataggactaattagatagctctttcaaagagccggcacaggcacaatgggccgaatggcctccttctgtgctgtatcattatgATTCCATACCCACAATGGGATAGGGGGAAAGGAATGGCAGGAAAAGCTGCACCCTGTGTAAGTATGTCTCTCATCAGCTAAACAAGGAGCACTATGGGCTGCAACCGAAGTCACCCTGCCCAGCAAGGAGAGAGGAGTAAAGAATCTAATCCACCAGCTATAGAGTACACGagtctgagaattgggaatgactCACTTTGACTTGTTGTATTCAAACTCTATGTGTAAGCAGTCTTCAATGCCCACTTCCATTTTGATCGAATTGTTGACGTCTGGGTATGTGGCGAGCTGGTGTACAATCAAATCATACTCCTTCACCAGGTCACTCAGACTTCGCACGATTGTCATTTTCAGGAAATATCTGGGAGGGGAAAATGAATCAAAGGTCACTGGTTTGCAAGTTTCACGGAAAAGTGGAATCCCAGAATTACAgctcaaaataaaacaaaaagtccCAGAATCCCACTGATAAACAGGATGGGACTTTCCAGATCCATAAATCAATAGCCTCAGTCAGAAACAATGAGAGAAAGTGATGCCAACACACCTAACAGCTGAAACAAACCCTGCAATTCCACACAACTACAATGCAATCTGATTTATTCAGTCATCAGCTCTGAACACACCATTCAGATACTCTTCAGTTTCAAATGGTGAAAAACACCAGCATCACCCAGCGGGCACAGAGTCAGACAGACAAGGTGGAGCcaggattcctggtctgtgcagttTGCCAATTCAACCAGGCCAGCAGTTTGGGCATCACGATTGGTCACAGTACCCCAGAGGTGGGTGTGGGAAGGAAGTCATTTCCAACTCCTGCTGGGAATGATATGAACTTTGCCCAGTTGGAAGGGCACAGGCAGCATTCCAGTAATTCATCCAGGGACCCACCCTTCACGTGTAAGCCTGGACATTAAAAGTTGTGGGGTATTTGATGGAAGGGAACATTAGGACGAGTCTTCCTTCAATACATGCTGTAAGGCCCCAGTGAGAAGCAGGATCGGTGATTAtttcctctccctgacccaggcaGAGTTCAAATTGCTGCCCTGGCGATGACCAACTGAGCAATAAGCAGGGATCAAGCAAAGTCTGTATGGCTCATTGTAGACTGGGTGGTCCATCTACTTTCTAGGGGCCACCTGGGAAGCAACATTAAAACCATCACAATCCTTTAGAGGGTTTTAACAACATCTCAAAGAAAAAAACCTGGTAAATCAAACTTGGGAGGAAAGAGACACAGGGTAGGACAGTGGGATAAAGAATGACtcaccatttatatagtgcctttcacaatatcccaaaacactttacagccaatgaagtacttttgaaatgtagtcactaggaaacgctgcagccaatttgcacagcaagatcccacaaacagcaatgtgacaaatgaccaaataatctggttttagcgatgttggttgagggataaatattggtcaggacaccggggagaactcacctgctcttcttcaaacagttctgtgggatcttttacatccacctgaaagggcagacagggcctcggtttaatgtctcatcctaaaaacagcactctctcagtactgcactggagtgtcaggctggattacatgctcaagtttctggagtgggacttgaacccacgaccgtctgactcaggagagagagagataaccactgAGAAACAGCTGACAAGGGTTAGCACATAATTCAGGTGtctttcattgtcgctgagtTAATATCGGCCCACAACACAAACTGCCTGGATCATTTAATGCTGAATTAATCTCATCCAGAATAGTATCAAGAATGGCTAGGAGTAAATTCACGTTCAGAAGGTCCTTTTCTGAGGTCAGGTTTAACACagagatggaacagtgtagatgcTAAAGATGGAAAATATGCTCCATTGCCCATCACCTCAATGAAGACAAAATAACATTTACCCAGACAGCTACCGAACAGCCCGTTTGTACATTGCAATTCACCATCAATACCAGACAATTTTTACTAACAGATTCTCAAAAGATTCCAGACATGGCTTTAGTGTTTTATGTGAAAAGGGCAAAAGACCCATCATGCCCACTCGATCCGGTCAACAGTACCCACTAGCACCAAGCAACATCACCTCCTGGGAGAGGTAAATACACAGCCTGGGGCAGCAATCAGCCAAACAGGTTCCATTCCTGCTCTGTATTGTTAGGGGGGGTCCCCCCCGAGGGCAGCGGGGAATTGGGAACACATTTCCCAGTGTTCCTACTGATCATCCAGTAACTCCTGCGGGAACAGCTGGGCACGGAGAGGACTGGGCTCAACTCTCGTGCCTACTCAAAAAGTCAATTAGCTGCATCCTATAACACTCACTGTGCAGGCTGTTCCTCACAGAATGGTCAATGGAACTACAACCCGGGgatattggaggggagggggtggcagggagggagaagagagtgcaCAAAGGACTCAAATCAACAACGGTTAAGCTGTACTGAAAATAGTTACCTCAGTCTGACGTTGGCCCCGATATACGACTCATATGGCTTTTCCACCTGCATGAATTCAAAGTCATAGGTTCTGCTCTGTGTCAGCTCTCCAGGCAAGGCCAGCTCCTTCACCAGGTTCACAAACTCATGTGTGTTACTTTTATCACTAAACAGCTCTGCAAGGAACAGAGGACAGTGAAAGGCAGGTGTGCATCTTTTACCTCGTCTGGTCAAACCCCTCCCCTCCGCTGGCAGGCATTTCATGCTCAACAAGTAGTGTGTCCATAGATTGACTGGGTCAACAGTCCGAGAGCTAGGCTAGTCATTGGCAGGAACAGTATCTGGCTTTAAAGCTGGCTCTCAGTCAAATGAACCATGGGCTCTACCCCAACAATGGATGGCAGGAGGCTTGAAAGCAGAAGGGGGTTAAATAGGATGAGCTGGAAGTTGAAAGGGTGAACAGGTACATCATGACAATCCAAGTAAAGGACTTTCATTGTTTTAGGCTTTGTCATTACACCAAAAAGCAATTCCTGACTCCCGAGTGCTATATTACACAACATCCACCGAGATTACACGGCATGAAGGACAGGTTTATAA comes from the Heptranchias perlo isolate sHepPer1 chromosome 21, sHepPer1.hap1, whole genome shotgun sequence genome and includes:
- the vps26a gene encoding vacuolar protein sorting-associated protein 26A isoform X2, with protein sequence MSFLGGLFTPVCDIDIILNDADTRKTAEIKSEDGKVEKHYLFYDGESVTGKVNLTFKQPGKRLEHKGIRIEFVGQIELFSDKSNTHEFVNLVKELALPGELTQSRTYDFEFMQVEKPYESYIGANVRLRYFLKMTIVRSLSDLVKEYDLIVHQLATYPDVNNSIKMEVGIEDCLHIEFEYNKSKYHLKDVIVGKIYFLLVRIKIQHMELQLIKKEITGIGPSTTTETETIAKYEIMDGAPVKGESIPIRLFLAGYDLTPTMRDVNKKFSVRYFLNLVLVDEEDRRYFKQQEIVLWRKAPEKLRKRTNFHQRLESPEPQASAQQPEI